In one window of Escherichia coli DSM 30083 = JCM 1649 = ATCC 11775 DNA:
- the pmrB gene encoding two-component system sensor histidine kinase PmrB, producing MNLMRFLRRPISLRQRLILTIGAILLVFELISVFWLWHESTEQIQLFEQALRDNRNNDRHIMREIREAVASLIVPGVFMVSLTLFICYQAVRRITRPLAELQKELEARTADNLTPIAIHSATLEIDAVVSALNDLVSRLTSTLDNERLFTADVAHELRTPLAGVRLHLELLAKTHHIDVAPLVARLDQMMESVSQLLQLARAGQSFSSGNYQHVKLLEDVILPSYDELSTMLDQRQQTLLLPESAADITVQGDATLLRMLLRNLVENAHRYSPQGSNIMIKLQEDGGAVMAVEDEGPGIDESKCGELSKAFVRMDSRYGGIGLGLSIVSRITQLHHGQFFLQNRQETSGTRAWIRLKKDQYVANQI from the coding sequence TTGAATCTGATGCGTTTTCTGCGCCGACCAATATCGCTGCGCCAACGGCTGATATTGACCATCGGGGCCATTTTGTTGGTGTTTGAGCTGATCAGCGTCTTCTGGCTGTGGCATGAAAGTACCGAGCAGATTCAGCTGTTTGAGCAGGCGCTACGCGACAATCGCAACAACGATCGCCACATCATGCGTGAGATCCGCGAGGCGGTCGCCAGCCTGATTGTCCCCGGCGTCTTTATGGTTAGCCTGACGCTATTTATCTGCTATCAGGCGGTACGCCGCATCACCCGACCGCTGGCGGAGCTGCAAAAAGAGCTGGAAGCGCGCACCGCCGATAACTTAACGCCCATTGCCATTCATAGCGCCACCCTCGAAATCGATGCGGTGGTTTCGGCGTTAAACGATCTGGTCAGTCGCCTGACCAGCACGCTGGATAACGAAAGGTTGTTTACCGCTGACGTCGCGCACGAACTGCGAACACCACTGGCGGGGGTGCGTTTGCATCTGGAACTGCTGGCGAAAACGCATCACATTGATGTAGCACCGTTAGTGGCACGACTTGATCAGATGATGGAGAGCGTCTCCCAGCTGCTGCAACTGGCGCGTGCCGGACAGTCATTTTCTTCCGGTAATTATCAACATGTAAAACTGCTGGAAGATGTCATTCTCCCCTCGTATGACGAACTTAGTACCATGCTCGACCAGCGCCAGCAAACCCTGCTATTGCCAGAGAGCGCCGCCGACATCACCGTTCAGGGTGATGCAACCCTGCTGCGGATGTTATTGCGAAACCTGGTAGAAAACGCCCATCGTTATAGCCCACAAGGCAGCAACATTATGATTAAGCTGCAAGAAGATGGCGGAGCGGTCATGGCCGTTGAAGATGAAGGGCCGGGTATTGATGAGAGTAAATGCGGGGAGTTGAGTAAAGCGTTTGTACGAATGGACAGCCGTTATGGCGGGATTGGTCTGGGGTTAAGTATTGTCAGCCGCATTACACAGTTGCATCACGGGCAGTTTTTCCTGCAAAACCGGCAAGAGACTTCCGGCACGCGGGCCTGGATACGGCTGAAAAAAGATCAGTACGTGGCAAACCAGATATAA
- the pmrR gene encoding LpxT activity modulator PmrR yields the protein MKNRVYESLTTVFSVLVVSSFLYIWFATY from the coding sequence ATGAAAAACCGTGTTTATGAAAGTTTAACTACCGTGTTCAGCGTGCTGGTGGTCAGCAGCTTTCTTTATATCTGGTTTGCCACGTACTGA
- the proP gene encoding glycine betaine/L-proline transporter ProP yields MLKRKKVKPITLRDVTIIDDGKLRKAITAASLGNAMEWFDFGVYGFVAYALGKVFFPGADPSVQMVAALATFSVPFLIRPLGGLFFGMLGDKYGRQKILAITIVIMSISTFCIGLIPSYDTIGIWAPILLLICKMAQGFSVGGEYTGASIFVAEYSPDRKRGFMGSWLDFGSIAGFVLGAGVVVLISTIVGEENFLDWGWRIPFFIALPLGIIGLYLRHALEETPAFQQHVDKLEQGDREGLQDGPKVSFKEIATKHWRSLLTCIGLVIATNVTYYMLLTYMPSYLSHNLHYSEDHGVLIIIAIMIGMLFVQPVMGLLSDRFGRRPFVLLGSVALFVLAIPAFILINSNVIGLIFAGLLMLAVILNCFTGVMASTLPAMFPTHIRYSALAAAFNISVLVAGLTPTLAAWLVESSQNLMMPAYYLMVVAVVGLITGVTMKETANRPLKGATPAASDIQEAKEILVEHYDNIEQKIDDIDHEIADLQAKRTRLVQQHPRIDE; encoded by the coding sequence ATGCTGAAAAGGAAAAAAGTAAAACCGATTACCCTTCGTGATGTCACCATTATTGATGACGGTAAACTGCGTAAAGCCATTACCGCAGCATCACTGGGTAATGCAATGGAATGGTTCGATTTTGGTGTTTATGGTTTTGTTGCTTACGCATTAGGTAAAGTTTTTTTCCCGGGGGCTGACCCCAGCGTGCAGATGGTTGCTGCACTCGCCACTTTCTCCGTTCCCTTTCTGATTCGACCGCTTGGCGGGCTCTTCTTTGGTATGTTGGGCGATAAATATGGTCGCCAGAAGATCCTCGCTATCACTATTGTGATTATGTCGATCAGTACGTTCTGTATTGGCTTAATACCGTCCTACGACACGATTGGTATTTGGGCACCGATTCTGCTGTTGATCTGTAAGATGGCACAAGGTTTCTCGGTCGGCGGTGAATATACCGGGGCGTCAATATTTGTTGCGGAATACTCCCCTGACCGTAAACGTGGCTTTATGGGCAGCTGGCTGGACTTTGGTTCTATTGCCGGGTTTGTGCTGGGAGCTGGCGTAGTGGTGTTAATTTCGACCATTGTCGGCGAAGAGAACTTCCTCGATTGGGGCTGGCGTATTCCGTTCTTTATCGCTCTGCCGTTAGGGATTATCGGGCTTTACCTGCGCCATGCGCTGGAAGAGACTCCGGCGTTCCAGCAGCATGTCGATAAACTGGAACAGGGCGACCGCGAAGGTTTGCAGGATGGCCCGAAAGTCTCGTTTAAAGAGATTGCCACCAAACACTGGCGCAGCCTGTTGACATGTATTGGTCTGGTAATTGCCACCAACGTGACTTACTACATGTTGCTGACCTATATGCCGAGTTATTTGTCGCATAACCTGCATTACTCCGAAGACCACGGGGTGCTGATTATTATCGCCATTATGATCGGTATGCTGTTTGTTCAACCGGTGATGGGCTTGCTGAGTGACCGTTTTGGCCGTCGTCCGTTTGTGCTTCTTGGTAGTGTTGCACTGTTTGTGTTGGCGATCCCGGCGTTTATTCTGATTAACAGTAACGTCATCGGCCTGATTTTTGCCGGCTTATTGATGCTGGCGGTGATCCTTAACTGCTTTACGGGCGTTATGGCTTCTACCTTGCCTGCGATGTTCCCGACGCATATCCGTTACAGCGCGCTGGCGGCGGCATTTAATATTTCGGTGCTGGTTGCCGGTCTGACGCCAACGCTGGCGGCCTGGCTGGTCGAAAGCTCGCAGAATCTGATGATGCCTGCCTATTACCTGATGGTAGTGGCGGTGGTTGGTTTAATCACCGGCGTAACCATGAAAGAGACGGCGAATCGACCGTTGAAAGGTGCGACACCAGCGGCGTCAGATATACAGGAAGCGAAGGAAATTCTCGTCGAGCATTACGATAATATCGAGCAGAAAATCGATGATATTGACCACGAGATTGCCGATTTGCAGGCGAAACGTACCCGCCTGGTGCAGCAACATCCGCGAATTGATGAATAA
- the rdcB gene encoding diguanylate cyclase regulator RdcB family protein, which translates to MTKTLLDGPGRVLESVHPRFLVDLAQGDDARLPQAHQQQFRERLMQELLARVQLQTWTNGGMLNAPLSLRLTLVEKLASMLDPGHLALTQIAQHLALLQKMDHRQHSAFPELPQQIVDLYEWFSARCRWKEKALTQRGLLVQAGEQSEQIFTRWRAGAYNAWSLPGRCFIVLEELRWGAFGDACRLGRPQAVALLLGDLRVKATQHLAESINAAPTTRHYYHQWFASSTVSTGGEHADFLSWLGKWSTADKQPVCWSVTQRWRTVALGMPRLCSAQRLAGAMVEEIFSVNLV; encoded by the coding sequence TTGACCAAGACGTTACTGGACGGCCCCGGTCGCGTGCTGGAGTCGGTTCATCCGCGCTTTTTAGTGGATCTGGCGCAGGGCGATGATGCCCGCCTTCCACAAGCCCATCAGCAGCAGTTTCGTGAACGACTGATGCAGGAACTTCTTGCGCGCGTGCAGCTTCAGACATGGACGAACGGCGGCATGTTAAATGCGCCGCTTAGCCTGCGTCTGACATTGGTGGAAAAACTGGCGTCGATGCTGGATCCCGGTCATCTGGCGCTGACGCAGATCGCGCAGCATCTGGCGCTGCTGCAAAAAATGGATCACCGCCAGCACTCTGCTTTCCCGGAGCTCCCCCAGCAAATTGTCGACTTGTATGAGTGGTTTTCAGCCCGTTGTCGCTGGAAGGAAAAGGCGTTAACGCAACGAGGCCTATTGGTGCAGGCGGGTGAACAGAGCGAGCAAATTTTTACCCGCTGGCGTGCTGGGGCGTATAACGCCTGGTCGTTGCCTGGGCGCTGCTTTATCGTTCTGGAGGAGTTGCGCTGGGGTGCATTTGGCGATGCCTGCCGTCTGGGAAGACCGCAAGCGGTGGCGTTGTTGCTGGGTGATTTGCGCGTGAAAGCGACACAACATTTGGCAGAGAGTATCAATGCGGCCCCGACCACGCGTCACTATTACCATCAGTGGTTTGCCTCTTCGACCGTTTCGACGGGCGGGGAGCATGCTGATTTTTTAAGTTGGCTGGGAAAGTGGTCCACGGCAGATAAACAACCCGTTTGCTGGTCAGTGACCCAACGCTGGCGAACTGTCGCACTGGGGATGCCACGACTCTGTTCAGCGCAGCGTCTGGCGGGAGCAATGGTCGAGGAAATCTTCTCTGTAAATTTGGTGTAA
- the crfC gene encoding clamp-binding protein CrfC, whose protein sequence is MYTQTLYELSQEAERLLQLSRQQLQLLEKMPLSVPGDDAPQLALPWSQPNIAERHAMLNNELRKISRLEMVLAIAGTMKAGKSTTINAIVGTEVLPNRNRPMTALPTLIRHTPGQKEPVLHFSHVAPIDHLIQQLQQRLRDCDIKHLTDVLEIDKDMRALMQRIENGIAFEKYYLGAQPIFHCLKSLNDLVRLAKALDVDFPFSAYAAIEHIPVIEVEFVHLAGLESYPGQLTLLDTPGPNEAGQPHLQKMLNQQLARASAVLAVLDYTQLKSISDEEVREAILAVGQSVPLYVLVNKFDQQDRNSDDADQVRALISGTLMKGCITPQQIFPVSSMWGYLANRARHELANNGKLPPPEQQRWVEDFAHAALGRRWRHADLADLEHIRHAADQLWEDSLFAQPIQALLHAAYANASLYALRSAAHKLLNYAQQAREYLDFRAHGLNVACEQLQQNIHQVEESLQLLQLNQAQVSGEIKHEIELALTSTNHFLRQQQDAVNAQLAALFQDDSESLSEMRTRCETLLQTAQNTISRDFTLRFAELESTLCRVLTDVIRPIEQQVKMELSESGFRPGFHFPVFHGVVPHFNTRQLFSDAISRQEATDEQITRFGVVREIFSRWLNQPDWGRGNEKFPTETVDYSVLQRALSAEVDLYCQQMAKVMAEQVDESVTAGMNTFFAEFASCLTELQTRLRESLALRQQNESVVRLMQQQLQQTVMTHGWIYTDAQLLRDDIQTLFTAERY, encoded by the coding sequence ATGTACACACAGACCCTGTATGAGTTAAGTCAGGAGGCTGAACGCCTGTTACAGCTTTCTCGCCAACAGTTGCAGTTACTGGAAAAAATGCCTCTCTCTGTACCCGGAGACGATGCGCCACAACTGGCTTTACCCTGGAGTCAGCCTAATATCGCCGAACGTCACGCGATGCTGAATAATGAGTTGCGTAAAATTTCCCGACTGGAAATGGTGCTGGCGATTGCCGGTACTATGAAAGCAGGGAAATCAACCACCATTAATGCCATTGTTGGTACGGAGGTTCTGCCTAATCGCAATCGCCCAATGACTGCGCTGCCAACGCTTATTCGCCATACGCCCGGGCAAAAAGAACCGGTACTGCATTTTTCACATGTCGCGCCAATCGACCATTTAATTCAACAATTACAACAGCGCCTGCGTGATTGCGATATTAAGCATCTGACCGATGTGCTGGAAATAGATAAAGATATGCGTGCGCTTATGCAGCGGATTGAAAATGGCATCGCTTTCGAAAAATATTATCTGGGTGCTCAACCTATTTTTCATTGTCTGAAAAGTTTGAATGATTTGGTGCGACTGGCGAAGGCGCTGGACGTCGATTTTCCTTTTTCTGCTTACGCCGCCATTGAGCATATTCCCGTGATTGAAGTGGAGTTTGTCCATCTGGCGGGGCTGGAGAGTTATCCCGGTCAGTTGACGTTACTGGATACCCCCGGGCCAAATGAAGCCGGGCAACCGCATCTGCAAAAAATGCTTAACCAGCAGCTGGCACGCGCCTCGGCGGTACTGGCGGTGCTGGATTATACGCAACTGAAATCGATCTCCGATGAAGAGGTCCGTGAGGCAATTTTGGCGGTGGGGCAATCGGTGCCGTTGTATGTGCTGGTCAATAAGTTCGATCAACAGGATCGTAACAGTGACGACGCCGACCAGGTGCGGGCACTGATTTCCGGAACGCTGATGAAAGGCTGTATTACGCCACAGCAGATATTTCCGGTGTCGTCGATGTGGGGCTACCTGGCGAATCGGGCGCGCCATGAGTTAGCCAACAACGGTAAGTTACCACCGCCAGAGCAACAACGCTGGGTGGAAGATTTTGCCCATGCCGCGCTCGGCAGGCGCTGGCGTCATGCCGATCTGGCGGACCTCGAACATATTCGCCATGCTGCCGATCAGTTGTGGGAAGATTCGCTGTTCGCCCAGCCAATTCAGGCGTTGCTTCATGCCGCTTACGCTAACGCCTCGTTGTATGCTCTGCGATCTGCCGCGCATAAACTGTTGAATTACGCGCAGCAGGCGCGGGAATACCTGGATTTTCGTGCGCACGGGTTAAACGTCGCTTGTGAACAATTGCAGCAAAATATCCATCAGGTCGAAGAAAGTTTGCAGCTATTGCAACTCAATCAGGCGCAGGTGAGCGGCGAGATTAAACATGAAATCGAGTTGGCCCTGACCTCCACCAACCACTTTCTGCGTCAACAGCAAGATGCGGTGAATGCGCAGTTAGCCGCGTTGTTTCAGGATGATTCGGAGTCGTTAAGTGAGATGCGTACCCGCTGTGAGACACTGTTACAGACGGCGCAGAACACCATCAGTCGCGACTTTACGCTGCGCTTTGCCGAGCTTGAGTCCACCCTTTGCCGGGTGTTAACCGATGTTATTCGCCCCATTGAGCAACAAGTCAAAATGGAATTGAGTGAGTCTGGGTTTCGTCCTGGGTTTCATTTTCCTGTTTTTCACGGCGTAGTTCCCCACTTCAACACCCGCCAGCTGTTCAGCGATGCAATATCCCGTCAGGAAGCAACGGATGAGCAGATCACCCGTTTTGGCGTTGTGCGTGAGATTTTTTCGCGCTGGTTGAATCAGCCCGACTGGGGACGGGGAAATGAGAAATTCCCGACAGAGACGGTTGATTACAGTGTGTTGCAACGAGCATTAAGCGCAGAAGTCGATCTTTATTGCCAACAAATGGCTAAAGTTATGGCAGAGCAGGTCGATGAATCTGTTACGGCAGGCATGAATACTTTTTTCGCTGAGTTCGCTTCATGTTTGACGGAATTACAGACGCGTTTACGCGAAAGTCTGGCTCTGCGTCAACAAAATGAATCCGTGGTCAGGCTGATGCAACAGCAATTGCAGCAGACTGTGATGACTCACGGCTGGATTTACACCGACGCTCAGCTGTTACGCGATGATATTCAAACACTTTTCACGGCAGAACGATATTGA
- the yjdM gene encoding zinc ribbon domain-containing protein YjdM → MSLPHCPKCNSEYTYEDNGMYICPECAYEWNDAEPAQESDELIVKDANGNLLADGDSVTIIKDLKVKGSSSMLKIGTKVKNIRLVEGDHNIDCKIDGFGPMKLKSEFVKKN, encoded by the coding sequence ATGTCATTACCACACTGCCCAAAATGCAACTCCGAATACACCTACGAAGATAACGGCATGTACATCTGCCCGGAATGTGCCTACGAATGGAACGACGCAGAACCTGCACAGGAAAGCGACGAGCTGATCGTTAAAGATGCTAACGGCAATCTGCTGGCTGACGGCGACAGCGTGACCATCATTAAAGATCTGAAGGTGAAAGGTAGCTCTTCGATGCTGAAAATTGGCACCAAAGTGAAAAACATCCGCCTGGTTGAAGGCGACCATAACATCGATTGCAAAATCGACGGTTTTGGTCCGATGAAACTGAAATCTGAGTTTGTGAAAAAGAACTGA
- the yjdN gene encoding VOC family metalloprotein YjdN, producing the protein MPLSPYLSFAGNCSDAIAYYQRTLGAELLYKISFGEMPKSAQDSAENCPSGMQFPDTAIAHANVRIAGSDIMMSDAIPSGKASYSGFTLVLDSQQVEEGKRWFDNLAANGKIEMAWQETFWAHGFGKVTDKFGVPWMINVVKQQPTQ; encoded by the coding sequence ATGCCGTTAAGTCCCTACCTCTCTTTTGCCGGTAACTGTTCCGACGCGATTGCCTATTATCAACGTACGTTGGGCGCGGAACTGCTCTATAAAATCAGCTTCGGCGAAATGCCGAAATCAGCGCAGGACAGCGCCGAAAACTGCCCTTCCGGAATGCAATTTCCCGATACCGCCATCGCTCATGCCAACGTGCGCATTGCAGGAAGCGACATCATGATGAGCGATGCTATACCGTCAGGAAAAGCCAGCTACTCCGGCTTTACGCTGGTGCTCGATTCGCAACAGGTCGAAGAAGGAAAACGCTGGTTTGACAACCTTGCCGCTAACGGAAAAATCGAAATGGCCTGGCAGGAAACTTTCTGGGCGCATGGCTTCGGCAAAGTCACCGATAAATTTGGCGTACCGTGGATGATTAATGTCGTCAAACAACAGCCAACGCAATAA
- the phnC gene encoding phosphonate ABC transporter ATP-binding protein yields the protein MQTIIRVEKLAKTFNQHQALHAVDLNIHHGEMVALLGPSGSGKSTLLRHLSGLITGDKSVGSHIELLGRTVQREGRLARDIRKSRAHTGYIFQQFNLVNRLSVLENVLIGALGSTPFWRTCFSYFTREQKQRALQALTRVGMVHFAHQRVSTLSGGQQQRVAIARALMQQAKVILADEPIASLDPESARIVMDTLRDINQNDGITVVVTLHQVDYALRYCERIVALRQGHVFYDGCSQQFDNERFDHLYRSINRVEENAKAA from the coding sequence ATGCAAACGATTATCCGTGTCGAGAAGCTCGCCAAAACCTTCAATCAGCATCAGGCGCTGCACGCGGTTGATCTGAACATTCATCATGGTGAAATGGTGGCTCTGCTTGGGCCGTCGGGTTCCGGAAAATCCACCCTTTTACGTCACTTAAGCGGTTTGATTACCGGCGATAAATCTGTCGGTAGCCATATCGAGCTGCTGGGCCGCACTGTCCAGCGCGAAGGCCGTCTGGCCCGCGATATCCGTAAAAGCCGCGCCCATACCGGCTACATCTTTCAACAATTCAACCTGGTGAATCGCCTGAGCGTACTGGAGAACGTGCTGATTGGCGCGCTCGGCAGCACGCCATTCTGGCGAACCTGTTTTAGCTACTTCACCCGCGAGCAGAAACAGCGCGCGTTACAGGCGCTGACCCGCGTTGGCATGGTGCACTTTGCCCATCAACGCGTTTCCACACTCTCCGGCGGCCAGCAACAGCGTGTGGCGATTGCCCGCGCGCTGATGCAGCAGGCGAAGGTCATTCTCGCTGACGAACCCATCGCCTCGCTGGACCCGGAATCGGCACGCATCGTGATGGACACCCTGCGCGACATCAACCAGAACGACGGCATTACCGTGGTCGTCACGCTGCATCAGGTGGATTACGCCCTGCGCTACTGCGAACGCATCGTCGCCCTGCGCCAGGGGCACGTCTTCTACGACGGCTGCAGCCAACAGTTTGATAACGAACGTTTTGACCATCTCTACCGCAGCATTAACCGCGTCGAAGAGAACGCGAAAGCTGCCTGA
- the phnD gene encoding phosphonate ABC transporter substrate-binding protein yields MNAKIIASLAFTSMFSLSTLLNPAYAEEQEKALNFGIISTESQQNLKPQWTPFLQDMEKKLGVKVNAFFAPDYAGIIQGMRFNKVDIAWYGNLSAMEAVDRANGQVFAQTVAADGSPGYWSVLIVNKDSPINNLNDLLAKRKDLTFGNGDPNSTSGFLVPGYYVFAKNNISASDFKRTVNAGHETNALAVANKQVDVATNNTENLDKLKTSAPEKLKELKVIWKSPLIPGDPIVWRKNLSETTKDKIYDFFMNYGKTPEEKAVLERLGWAPFRASSDLQLVPIRQLALFKEMQSVKDNKGLNEQDKLAKTTAIQAQLDDLDRLNNALSAMSSVSKAVQ; encoded by the coding sequence ATGAACGCTAAGATAATTGCCTCGCTGGCCTTCACCAGCATGTTCAGCCTCAGCACCCTGTTAAATCCGGCATACGCCGAAGAGCAGGAAAAGGCGCTGAATTTCGGCATTATTTCAACGGAATCACAGCAAAACCTGAAACCGCAATGGACGCCGTTCTTACAGGATATGGAGAAGAAGCTGGGCGTAAAGGTCAACGCCTTCTTTGCCCCGGACTACGCGGGCATTATCCAGGGGATGCGCTTCAATAAAGTGGATATCGCCTGGTACGGCAACCTGTCGGCGATGGAAGCGGTGGATCGCGCCAACGGCCAGGTCTTCGCCCAGACGGTCGCGGCGGATGGATCGCCGGGTTACTGGAGCGTGTTGATCGTCAACAAAGATAGCCCGATCAACAACCTGAACGATCTGCTGGCGAAGCGGAAAGATCTCACCTTCGGCAATGGCGATCCTAACTCTACCTCCGGCTTCCTCGTCCCCGGTTACTACGTCTTCGCTAAAAACAATATCTCCGCCAGCGACTTCAAGCGCACCGTCAACGCCGGGCATGAAACCAATGCGCTGGCCGTCGCCAACAAGCAAGTGGATGTGGCGACCAATAACACCGAAAACCTCGACAAGCTGAAAACCTCCGCGCCGGAGAAGCTCAAAGAACTGAAGGTGATCTGGAAATCGCCGCTGATCCCAGGCGATCCGATCGTCTGGCGCAAAAATCTGTCCGAAACCACCAAAGACAAGATCTACGACTTCTTTATGAACTACGGCAAAACGCCGGAAGAGAAAGCGGTGCTGGAACGCCTGGGCTGGGCGCCGTTCCGCGCCTCCAGCGACCTGCAACTGGTGCCGATTCGCCAGCTCGCGCTGTTTAAAGAGATGCAAAGCGTGAAGGACAACAAAGGGCTGAACGAACAGGACAAGCTGGCAAAAACCACCGCCATTCAGGCGCAACTGGATGATTTGGACCGCCTGAACAACGCGTTAAGCGCAATGAGTTCGGTGAGTAAAGCGGTGCAGTAA
- the phnE gene encoding phosphonate ABC transporter, permease protein PhnE, which yields MQTITIAPPKRSWFSLLSWAVVIAVLVVSWQGAEMAPLTLIKDGGNMATFAADFFPPDFSQWQDYLTEMAVTLQIAVWGTALAVVLSIPFGLMSAENLVPWWVYQPVRRLMDACRAINEIVFAMLFVVAVGLGPFAGVLALFIHTTGVLSKLLSEAVEAIEPGPVEGIRATGANKLEEILYGVLPQVMPLLISYSLYRFESNVRSATVVGMVGAGGIGVTLWEAIRGFQFQQTCALMVLIIVTVSLLDFLSQRLRKHFI from the coding sequence ATGCAAACCATCACCATCGCCCCACCCAAGCGCAGCTGGTTCTCGCTTCTGAGCTGGGCCGTTGTTATCGCCGTGCTGGTCGTCTCGTGGCAGGGCGCGGAAATGGCACCGCTTACGCTGATTAAAGATGGCGGCAACATGGCGACGTTCGCCGCCGACTTCTTCCCGCCCGATTTCAGCCAGTGGCAGGATTACCTCACCGAAATGGCCGTCACGCTGCAAATCGCCGTCTGGGGCACCGCGCTGGCGGTGGTTCTCTCCATCCCCTTCGGCCTGATGAGCGCTGAAAACCTGGTACCGTGGTGGGTCTACCAACCTGTACGCCGCCTGATGGACGCCTGCCGCGCCATTAACGAAATAGTCTTCGCCATGCTGTTCGTGGTCGCCGTCGGCCTCGGCCCGTTCGCTGGCGTGCTGGCGCTGTTTATCCACACCACCGGCGTACTTTCCAAACTGCTTTCCGAAGCGGTAGAAGCGATTGAACCCGGCCCGGTGGAGGGCATTCGCGCTACCGGTGCCAACAAGCTGGAAGAGATCCTCTACGGCGTACTACCGCAGGTCATGCCGCTGCTGATTTCCTACTCTCTCTATCGCTTCGAATCCAACGTCCGCTCGGCGACCGTCGTCGGTATGGTTGGCGCGGGCGGGATCGGCGTCACGCTGTGGGAAGCGATTCGCGGTTTCCAGTTCCAGCAAACCTGCGCCCTGATGGTGCTCATCATCGTCACGGTCAGCCTGCTGGATTTCCTCTCTCAACGGTTGCGTAAGCACTTTATCTGA
- the phnF gene encoding phosphonate metabolism transcriptional regulator PhnF: MHLSTHPTSYPTRYQEIAAKLEQELRQHYRCGDYLPAEQQLAARFEVNRHTLRRAIDQLVEKGWVQRRQGVGVLVLMRPFDYPLNAQARFSQNLLDQGSHPTSEKLLSVLRPASGHVADALGITEGENVIHLRTLRRVNGVALCLIDHYFADLTLWPTLQRFDSGSLHDFLREQTGITLRRSQTRISARRAQAKECQRLEIPNMSPLLCVRTLNHRDGESSPAEYSVSLTRADMIEFTMEH; this comes from the coding sequence ATGCACTTGTCTACACATCCGACCAGCTACCCAACACGCTATCAGGAGATAGCCGCAAAACTTGAGCAGGAGCTTCGTCAACACTACCGCTGCGGCGACTATCTTCCCGCCGAGCAGCAACTGGCGGCGCGCTTTGAGGTGAACCGCCACACCCTGCGCCGCGCCATCGACCAACTGGTGGAAAAAGGCTGGGTACAGCGCCGTCAGGGCGTCGGCGTACTGGTGCTGATGCGCCCGTTCGATTACCCGCTCAACGCCCAGGCGCGTTTTAGCCAGAACCTGCTGGACCAGGGCAGCCATCCCACCAGCGAAAAATTGCTATCGGTGCTGCGCCCCGCCTCCGGTCACGTCGCTGACGCGCTGGGGATAACCGAGGGGGAGAACGTCATCCACCTGCGCACCCTGCGTCGGGTCAACGGCGTCGCGCTCTGTTTAATCGACCACTACTTTGCGGACCTCACCCTCTGGCCGACGCTGCAACGTTTCGACAGCGGTTCGCTGCACGATTTTCTGCGCGAGCAAACGGGGATTACGCTACGACGCAGCCAGACGCGGATCAGCGCCCGCCGCGCCCAGGCCAAAGAGTGCCAGCGTCTTGAAATCCCGAATATGTCGCCGCTGCTGTGCGTGCGCACCCTTAACCACCGTGACGGTGAAAGCAGCCCGGCGGAGTACTCCGTCAGCCTGACGCGCGCCGACATGATTGAATTCACTATGGAGCACTGA
- the phnG gene encoding phosphonate C-P lyase system protein PhnG, with amino-acid sequence MHADTATRQHWMSVLAHSQPAELAARLNALNINADYEVIRAAETGLVQIQARMGGTGERFFAGDATLTRAAVRLTDGTLGYSWVLGRDKQHAERCALIDALMQQNRHFQNLSETLITPLDADRMARIAARQAEVNASRVDFFTMVRGDNA; translated from the coding sequence ATGCACGCAGATACCGCGACCCGCCAGCACTGGATGTCCGTGCTGGCGCACAGCCAACCGGCTGAACTGGCAGCCCGCCTGAACGCGCTGAACATCAACGCCGATTATGAGGTGATCCGCGCCGCTGAAACTGGCCTGGTGCAGATTCAGGCGCGAATGGGCGGCACCGGCGAACGCTTTTTTGCTGGCGACGCCACGCTCACCCGCGCCGCCGTGCGTCTGACTGACGGCACGCTCGGCTATAGCTGGGTGCTGGGGCGCGACAAACAGCACGCCGAACGTTGTGCGCTGATTGATGCGCTGATGCAGCAAAACCGCCACTTTCAAAACTTATCAGAAACCCTTATCACCCCGCTGGACGCTGACCGTATGGCACGCATTGCCGCGCGCCAGGCCGAAGTGAACGCCAGCCGGGTCGACTTCTTTACGATGGTTCGCGGAGACAACGCATGA